The nucleotide sequence TAGCGGGCTTCGAAGTCGCCTGCGGCACCGATTGAGGTGCCGTGGTCGGCGCTGATGGCGCTCCCCCAGTCGCGGACGAACGCTTCGAACATGCGCGTCAGGCGTTCGGCTGTCGCCTGGCTCCGGGATTCGGCCGCGTGCAACTCGTCCAGGAGTTTGTTCCGGACGCTGTTGGCCAGGTTGTCCAGCTCATACAGTTCGGAGACGTCCGCGACGCCGTCGAAGTACGGTTCCAGCGCGGTGACGGTAGAGGCCGACGGCGGTGACTGCTCAAGCTTGAGCCTCGCCGCGTCCAGCAGCCCGTCAGCCGTGGTCATCTTGTGGTCGAGCGCTTTGTATTCGCTCTGCAGCACAGCCGCCACCCCTGTGGAGGACTGGTGCTTTTCCCTGACGGCTTCGATGTTGGCACGCAACGGCTCGAGGTCCGCCTGGGCGGCCAAAGCATCCACCAGCCGTTGCTCTATCCGTGCCAGCTCGTCCGCGGCAACGGCAGCCGAAACCTGCTCCCACGGCCGCTCGTCTTCAGCCACGCGCCGCAGGGCTTCCAGTTGGCGGGCCATGCCTTGGTGTGAATCCTCACGGCTTTGGGCCAGTTCGGCTGCCTTGGCCAGCTCATTCTCCAGCTCGCCCACGCGGGCAGCGACGAGTTCAAGCTTGGAAGCGTTATCGAAGCCGAGGACGTAATCCTGCCGGCTGGTGAACCGGTCGTCCTTCTCAACGGTGTGCCGGTTCCGCTTCACCACGCCGCCCAGGCTCAGGCCTTTGTCCATCGAGGCGAGCTCGTCCGGGTCCTCGACACACGGATACGCAAAGTCCAGGGCGATCCGCTCACGGATCCATTCCCCGGCGTCGGCGTTTGCGCCCGAGGTGAGGATGCTCAACTTCGTCAAGAGGTCGCCGTCGGACACGTCCTCCACAGCCAGCGCCCCACCGGCAAGCGGCTTGGAGACGTCCACCGCGCGCAGCGCGCCCCGAACAGTGTTGTCGTTCAGGTATCGCGTGACGGCAGCAAAGTGCTCCCCCGGAACCAGCAAGGTGGTGGCCAGGTTGCGCAGGGCCCGCTCCGCCGCGGGCCGCCACTGGTCCTGCCCCTCCGCGAGGTCGATCAGCTCGCCGCCAAACGGCATCCGTTCTTCCGGTACGCCCGTCGCGGCCGCGATGGCGGCCCGGTTTTCAATGCTCGACGGCGGCAGCAGGGACTTGCGCGACCGCAGCGACAACAGTTCCTGCTGGGCCGCAGCCAGCTCACGCTTCTTGGTCGCGTGGCCATCGAACGCCTCGAAACGGAGTTCCTTCAAGGCCTCCGAATCGTCTTTCAACTCGATCGAACGGGCGGCGGCCTGCTCGTGCGCCTGGTCCCAGCCCTCGGCTGACCATTCCAGGTTCAGCCCGGCGTCGGCCAGCGCCTTCCTGGCCGAGTCCTCAACCTGCTGGCGCAGCTTCAGGCCAACCTTGGCGTTCTCCAACGACTGCTCAATGGCCGAAATGGCGTTGCCACCGCGGTTGTTGTAGTCCAGCTCAAGGTCCCGCAACTCCTTGGCCAGGGCATCGCGGACCACACGCTCGGCGGCGAGTTCCTGCGCCTTGGACTGCGCCAACTCCTTGAAACGGGCCAACGTCTTGGCGTGCACCGTGACAGCGAGCTGCTGCTTGTAAGCTTCAAACTCTTCGCCGGCCAACTCACGGAGGCGGTTGGCGTCCAGCAAGGCCTGGGCGTATTCCTTGTTCAGGCCCGGCACCGGAGCCAATTGGTCGCGCTGCAGCCGGACATCCTCCAGCCGCTGCCGGATCGACATCAGGTTGCTGAATTCCTCCACGACGTCGTCCGCCGCAGCCAGCGTGGCCGGGGCATCCAGCACCTGGTCCCGGAAGAACGTGTTGACGCTGCCGCCCAAGCCCTTGCCGGCCTGGATAACGCGCAGCAGCGGAAGCGCCTGGTCCGAGTTGATACCCAGGAGCCGCCGGAACCGCTCGGCGAACGCCTTGTGGACGTCGAACACCTGACCGTCCGGGAAGATCGATTCCAAGGCACTCCTGGTAAACCGCTTCTGTGCGATCCCCTCGATCGCTTCGAGGTCCAGGGGCTTGCTGTCGATCACATAGAAACGCCCAACGCTCGACTCCGTGCCGTTTTTCGGCAGGTCGAACAGCGCCGACACCGTCACTTTCGTGCCGGCTGCGTTATCAAACGTCAGCGCGACGGCGGACCAGGTGGCACCGGGGCGCTGGAAGGCACTGGCCGAACTATCCCCGACCGCCTTGTCACCGACCTTGCCGCGCATGTAGGTGAACGTGGTCCTCTTGTCCTCCACAGCCCCGCCGGACCGCTGGGCAGCAGCCTCGTTCGACCGCGGGCGGGCATCGAAAACGCGGAGCATGGCATCAAAGAGTGTGGACTTGCCGACACCGGAATTGCCGGTCAGCAGCGTGCCCTTGCGGTCCACGTGCATGGTGTGGGCGCCATGGAAGGTGCCCCAGTTGACCACCTGGACGAGGGCCAAACGCATCTGGCCCGGATTCGTGAGCTCGCCGAGCGGGAGCATGCTTGCGATGGTCACTTGGCTGCCTCCTCTGCTGCTGGGTCACTGTCCGCGGCGGTACCGGCGTCGTCGTCCCCGTCTTCGGAAGTGGGGCTGGAGTCAGCTTCCATATCCAGCAAAGGCTCCGTGCCGGATTCGTCCGCTGCTACTGCCACGAGGGCCTCTATGTGGGCCGGGATGTCGCCGATGTTTTCGAAGGGGAGGGCCAATGGGAGGGCGTTGCTGATGGTGTACGTGTCATCCAGCGGGGTGGGGAGGAGAAGTTGCCGGGCGAGGAGTTTGGTGATGGTGCGGGTGACCACGTCGGAGTCGCGCAGGGCATCCTGTTGGCCGGCGGGGGTGTAATTCGCTACGAGGTCGGAGATCTCTTCGCGGGTGATCGTGGGGTCGGTCTGGGCTGTGACGTGGCGGTCCAGGAGGAGGCGCAGCCGGAGCAGCACGATGGTTTCGACGCGGCTCAAAGCACGTTGTTGGCGGAGGATGCTGGACCGGGAGCTCGCCCCGATGATTTCCGGATCAACGGGTCGCAGGACAGCGATCTTGCGGTCGTGGTCCAACTGGAGCGTCAGGAAGAGTTCAGAGAGGCGGCTCCGGAGAATCAGCTGGTTGTCCAGGAGGGTCGTCCACAGCTTCTCGTCGCGGGCACCGTCAACGTAGGGACCTTTAAGGAGCTTCACCAGGGCATGGCGGACTTTCATCGGGAGCACGCCGGTGTCGCCGGGGAAGAGCGCGGCACCGTCCACGAAAGTGTCCCGAGGCGTGATCCGGAACGGGTCCGGGTGCTGGGCGGTCTCATCTGGCACCTCAACGGTGTCCTGCTCCGCTTCGGTGACGTCCTCCGCAACGGTGACGTCCTCCGCAGCGGTGACGTCCTCCGCTTCGGTGATGTCCGTCGTCGTGATGTCCTCAGTCATTGGAATCCTCATTCAGCGTGACGACAGGCAGGTACGCGGTGCGGATGCTGCCGTCAATTTGTTCGAAGTCGATGTGTTCCCAGGCGGCGCGGTCGAAAGCCGCGCCGGTCTGCAATGCCATGGACAGGAGGGTCCGGACGCTGTTGATGTGCCGTTCTTCCGCGGGCAGGTTTTCCCAGGCCTCACCCAACGTGGCCGAGCCTGCCATGGCCGCCCGCACAACATCGGGGCGCGCTTTGCCGGTGCGGGCCGAACGGACCCTGTCCGAGTCGCTGAACGCTATGGGGTCGGCCAGGCGCGGGGGCGTGGCGAACTCGTCCGGGTCGAACAGCTTGACCATGGCCAAGGACTCGAACCCGGCGTTGAAGAGCACAGGTCCAGGCACCAGGCCGGGCCGGTCGCGTTCGTAGGGCAGGGAACGGATGGCCTGTTCGGCTTCGGCCAGCACTTTGCGGAGACTAACCGACTGCCGGACGTCGTCGCTCTGGATATAGGTGTTGAGGCTTTCCGAGAGCTTTCCGTAAATCCGCTGGATCTGGCTGTGCTGGTACCGCAGTTCCGCGACGAGGTTTTTCAGCGTTTCGCGGTCCTCGTGGGAGAGATCGTCCGCAAACTGCCTGCTCAGCACCTCGCCGATGGCCGAGCGGAAACGCAGCTGCTGTTGCGGATCCTCAAGGAAGGCGGTGAAGGAGCGGAAAGTACGTCCTTCGGGGCTTTGCCGAAGCCGTTTGTCGGCCTCCAGAACCTGGGCCATGGTTGCGCCCTTGCTCAACGACTCTTCGATGATCTGGTTGCGGAGCTCCCCCACCAGTTCCTCGATACGGTCACGCATTTTCTTGTAGTCCGCGGGCAGGCTTGCGGCGAGGTCAAGGATGTTACCGGCAGCTTCAACGGCTTCTTCGTCGTCAAGGAGGCCGTCGAATTCGCCGGAACTGATGTCCTCCACCAGCTGCTGGCGCTCGTGGATTTCCTCTTCCAGGGCCTCCAGGCGCGCGCTCTGGTCCGGGTTTGTTTCGTTGGCCAGCTTCTCCACATCGCCGAGCAGCGTGCCGAGCCTCGAGCCGTTCAGTGTGGAACGTTCGCTGGAGAGGCTGTCGAGGAAAGCGAGCACACGCGCTGCGGGCTCGGTGACCTCGTACACGATCCGGCCCGACTGGTTGCGTCGCGTCAGGAACTGCTTGCGCGTCCATTCGTCACCGAACAACTTGCCGTTCTGCTGGCCGCCAAGCGCAGGATCCTGGCGCCGGAGCTGCTCAAGGAAAGCGTCGACGTCGGCGTGGAACTCTTCGAGCGGAAGCTGCGGCCTGGTGCGGGTAAAGGAGGCCTGGAGGACGGCGATGACCCACGGCGCCGAGCGCGTCAGGGCCCACGCGGGACCCTTGGTCAGCTGTTCGAGGTCGCGGAGCCTCGCGCCGATTGCGTCGGCGGAGGACATGGCTGAACGGGACAACTACTCTCCTTCAGCTGCTGCGAAACCTGGCTGGCAGCGGAAACTGCCCCGTACAAGGTTAACGCAGAGCGTCGCGGAGGCGTCGAGCGGGCCGGAAGTACCGCCGTCGGGGGCTTCAGCGCAGGCCGGCCGCAACCATTCCGTGACTTACCCTCCGGTACGGTTTCGATCGGATATCAACGCCGCAAAGTCACGCGTCAGCACTGGCCGGAAAGCACCCCCGCCCCTAATGTCAGATCATCGACGCCGCCACGCCGCGTCGACTCACGCAATGTCGCTCCGGGGGGAACCATGGATTTCGATTTCACTGCGCTGGAAACAGGCACATACGTAGTTATTGGAACGCTGTTCTTCGCTGTAATCCTGGCCGCATTCATTGCGGCCGCAGCAATGGCAACGATCGTCCTGATCGGAGCCATGGGGACGGCCTGGTACATCGTCAAAGCCGTCCTTGGTGGCCTTGTCCACGGCATTAATTTTGCCTGGGACAGCCTGGTCCACCACGCCGGACAGGTGGAAATTCCGGCGGAATTCCAGCCCCAGGTTTCCTCTGGCACGGGTAGCTACCCGCGGGTAGCATTGAGGGACAGCTGAAGGGTTCCCACCCACGGCGGACCCTGGCTCCATCCGGCACAACCGGCTAGAGGAGTTTTCCCATGACGTCCGCTACAGACAGCAGTCTCACCGCCGCAAGCGTCAATGCCACAGCAGAGGAAGCCCGCGCCGTCGCCGAGGCTGCCCGCGAAACTGAATGGAACCGGCCAAGCTTCGCCAAAGGCCTGTATCTGGGCAGCTTCGACCTCAGCCTGATCCACCCCTGGCCACAAGCCAAAGCGGACGACGTGGAACGGGGCGAGGAGTTCATGGCCCGGTTGCTGGCGTTTGCCAAAACAATGTCCGGCCGGCAGATCGAACGCGACGCCAGGATTCCGGACGAGTATCTGGCCGGGCTCGCTGAGCTTGGCGTGTTCGGCATGAAGATCCCACGCGAATACGGCGGACTGGGCCTTTCCCTGGTGTACTACGGCCGGGCCCTCGCCCTCCTGGGTTCAGTCCATCCGAGCCTGGGTGCGCTGATTTCCGCCCACCAATCAATCGGCGTCCCCGAGCCCGTCAAGGAGTTCGGCACGCCGGAGCAGAAGAAGGAATACCTGCCGCGCTGCGCCGCCGGCGCCATCACGGCGTTCCTCCTGACAGAACCCGACGTCGGCAGCGACCCCGCCCGCATGGGCGCCACTGCCGTACTTTCCGACGACGGCGGTTCTTACCTTCTGGACGGCGTGAAACTCTGGACCACCAACGGCGTGATCGCTGAACTCGTTGTGGTCATGGCCAGGGTTCCGGCCCACACCGATCCTGATGGAACCGAGCACAAGGGCGGCATTTCCGCTTTTGTGGTGGAGATGGACTCGCCCGGCATCACGGTGGAGAACCGGAATGCCTTCATGGGCCTGCGTGGCATCGAGAATGGCGTGACGCGCTTCCACCAGGTGCGGGTGCCTGCCGCCAACCGGCTCGGGCGGGAGGGGCAGGGGCTGAAGATCGCCCTCACGACCCTGAACACCGGGCGGCTTTCCATCCCCGGCCTCTGCGTCGCTGCTGGAAAGTGGAGCCTGAAGATTTCCCGGGAGTGGTCCAACGCCCGGACGCAGTGGGGCCGCCCAGTGGGCAAGCACGAGGCCGTGGGCAAGAAGATCGCCTTCATCGCAGCCACCACTTTTGCGTTGGAGGCCGTGTTTGAGCTCTCCGCCGAGATGGCCGACGCCGGCCAGAAGGACGTCCGCATCGAGGCCGCGCTGGCCAAACTGTGGTCCACCGAACTGAGCTGCAGGATCGCCGATGAACTGGTGCAGATCCGTGGCGGCCGCGGCTTCGAAACCGCCGATTCCCTCGAAGCCCGTGGGGAACGGGCAGTCCCGGCCGAGCAACTCCTCCGGGATCTTCGCATCAACAGGATCTTCGAGGGTTCCAGCGAAATCATGAAACTCCTGATCGCGCGCGAGGCAGTGGACGCACACCTCGCCGCCGCCGGCGACCTCGCCTCGGCGGACGCAAGCCTGCAGGACAAGGCGAAGGCCGCCGTCGGGGCCTCCGGCTTCTACGCCCGCTGGTTGCCCAAACTGGTTGCGGGCGCCGGGATGGACCCTCGGTCGTACGCCGAATTCGGGCGGCTCGCCAAGCAGTTGCGCTTTGTTGAACGCTCCTCGCGCCGCCTCGCCCGGCAGACCTTCTACGGGATGGGACGCTGGCAGGCCAAGCTTGAGCACAAGCAGGCGTTCCTGGGCAGGATCGTGGACATCGGGGCCGAGCTGTTCGCCATGGCCGCGTGCTGTTCACGCGCCGAGTCGCTGCTGCGGACCCACCCGGAACAAGGCGCGGCTGCCTTCGAGCTGGCTGAAGCCTTCTGCGAACAGGCCCGTGTTCGGGTGGATGAGTACTTCGACCAGCTTTGGCGCAACACCGACGACGGCGACCACGACCTCTCGCGGAAAGTCCTCGACGGCGACTACGCCTGGCTGGAGGCCGGAATCCTGGACCAATCCGAAGGAACAGGCCCCTGGATCGGCGACGCCTCCCCCGGCCCCTCGACCAAGGAAAACCTCCACCGCAGATACCGGTGAGCTACTGGAGCACGTCCCCGTCCACGTAGTACCAACGCTTGCCTTCCCGCACGAAACGGGAGAGTTCACGCTGGACGCCGCGTTCGCCGTCGGACCTGTAGTGCGCCGCGAACTCAACGGTGCCCGCCGAGTCGAGCGGGCCGCCGTTGCTCGTGGAAAGGATGTCCAACCTGCGCCACTGCAGGTCCGGGTCCAGGTCCATGGAGGCGGGCCGGGTGGAGGAATGCCACGTCCGCAACAGATACCCGGGCTCTAGGACCACGAAGGCCGAATACCGGGACCGCATGAGTTGCTCTGCGGTGGGCGCCTCGGCCTCCCCGCGATGGAACCGGCCGCAGCATTCGTCGTACTGCTCGCCGGAAAGGCAGGGACAGGCACCGTTGCGGAGCCGGGTGTGGTCAGGGGTCACGACGCGCCAATCTGGGCTGTAAATGAGAGCTGGGCAACATATTTTCGCATGCGAGATAACAGGTTCGAAACAACCCTGCCAGAGTGGGCTGCGGCGCGTGATTCCGTCGGTGCGGGACCTTACGCTAGATAAGCAAGCTGGGTGGGCAATGCGCGCATCACAAAACGACAGCCAGGGGAGGCTACGTGGAGGATCCGACAACACTCGCCATCAACCTGACGTATTTGGGGACGCTGGGCCTGGCTCTGCTGATGTTCCTCGGCCTCGGGTTGATTGTCATCATCACTCTGGTGGTTGCCGGAGTGGGACGGCTGGTGTCTGTCATCCTCCTGGCGTTGATTGGCGTCTTCCCCAAGAAGGACACCACTCCCATCGTGCACCTTCCCGCTCGGCCCGGGTACGTGCCGGAACGGGTAGTCGGCGCGGACGCAGTTGGCGGCGCGGACGCAGTTGACGGCGCAGCTGAGGAATCGGCGCCGATCGCGACGCCGGTTGCCGCGCCATCTTCCGCTGCGGTGCCTGCCGCGCCCAAGCGGGACTTGCTCGGAGTGACCCGTCGCCGGATCTCAGGTGCGTCGGCCGCCGTCAAGGACGGCGCGTGGAAATCAAAGGTGGACCCCCGGAAGCTGCCCAAACCGGCCGAGGTCAAGTCCGCCGTCGAGCACCAAACTGCGCACCACCCGATCGTCGTGGCCGCTGCCAAGGAACCGCCGGTCCTGTCGAAGGACTGGGCGGATGCGGTTGCTGAAGCCGACCGACGCGAGGCCGAACGGGCCAAGGCCCAGCAGCCACCGCCCATCAAAGTGACGGTCCGCGACCTCGACGAGCCCACGCCGTCGTCAAAGAGCCCGGCACCGGCCAACCCGCCAAAGAAGCAGGGCCCTGTGACGTCCCCGAAGGGGAAATCCCAAGGCCCCACCAAAAAGGGATCCCTCAGCGGCGCTGCCCGAAACTCCTAGCTCGGGCGTGCCGGGCTAAGCGGCCAACTGACGGAACGCTGCGCCATGGTAGATCAGCGGCTTGGACTCGA is from Paenarthrobacter nicotinovorans and encodes:
- a CDS encoding ATP-binding protein; its protein translation is MTIASMLPLGELTNPGQMRLALVQVVNWGTFHGAHTMHVDRKGTLLTGNSGVGKSTLFDAMLRVFDARPRSNEAAAQRSGGAVEDKRTTFTYMRGKVGDKAVGDSSASAFQRPGATWSAVALTFDNAAGTKVTVSALFDLPKNGTESSVGRFYVIDSKPLDLEAIEGIAQKRFTRSALESIFPDGQVFDVHKAFAERFRRLLGINSDQALPLLRVIQAGKGLGGSVNTFFRDQVLDAPATLAAADDVVEEFSNLMSIRQRLEDVRLQRDQLAPVPGLNKEYAQALLDANRLRELAGEEFEAYKQQLAVTVHAKTLARFKELAQSKAQELAAERVVRDALAKELRDLELDYNNRGGNAISAIEQSLENAKVGLKLRQQVEDSARKALADAGLNLEWSAEGWDQAHEQAAARSIELKDDSEALKELRFEAFDGHATKKRELAAAQQELLSLRSRKSLLPPSSIENRAAIAAATGVPEERMPFGGELIDLAEGQDQWRPAAERALRNLATTLLVPGEHFAAVTRYLNDNTVRGALRAVDVSKPLAGGALAVEDVSDGDLLTKLSILTSGANADAGEWIRERIALDFAYPCVEDPDELASMDKGLSLGGVVKRNRHTVEKDDRFTSRQDYVLGFDNASKLELVAARVGELENELAKAAELAQSREDSHQGMARQLEALRRVAEDERPWEQVSAAVAADELARIEQRLVDALAAQADLEPLRANIEAVREKHQSSTGVAAVLQSEYKALDHKMTTADGLLDAARLKLEQSPPSASTVTALEPYFDGVADVSELYELDNLANSVRNKLLDELHAAESRSQATAERLTRMFEAFVRDWGSAISADHGTSIGAAGDFEARYHAIVSDGLPAQEAEFRLFFNQRTHESFSTLLHLLDEERRSITSRILPLNGILSEVNFHEGSFLELDIKQTLPATAKVFKDAIQNALKTKHTRPSRGASAAGSAETDDDAELTARYKSLETLVKRLGSQTPEDRRWRAEVLDVRGHVFIQCKEHREVAKQGKAGASKTGKKKTEVFMHADTGSMSGGERQRFTAFIMAAALSYQLGIAEQGFTTYGTVMMDEAFVLASEEFAGAGIKALHEFGFQLLLAAPENVIDLSRHLGSVTEILRDKRTNRSGVLTAPVIAGPGEPGAWRSEANPVDIVLR
- a CDS encoding DUF4194 domain-containing protein, translated to MTEDITTTDITEAEDVTAAEDVTVAEDVTEAEQDTVEVPDETAQHPDPFRITPRDTFVDGAALFPGDTGVLPMKVRHALVKLLKGPYVDGARDEKLWTTLLDNQLILRSRLSELFLTLQLDHDRKIAVLRPVDPEIIGASSRSSILRQQRALSRVETIVLLRLRLLLDRHVTAQTDPTITREEISDLVANYTPAGQQDALRDSDVVTRTITKLLARQLLLPTPLDDTYTISNALPLALPFENIGDIPAHIEALVAVAADESGTEPLLDMEADSSPTSEDGDDDAGTAADSDPAAEEAAK
- a CDS encoding DUF3375 family protein — translated: MSRSAMSSADAIGARLRDLEQLTKGPAWALTRSAPWVIAVLQASFTRTRPQLPLEEFHADVDAFLEQLRRQDPALGGQQNGKLFGDEWTRKQFLTRRNQSGRIVYEVTEPAARVLAFLDSLSSERSTLNGSRLGTLLGDVEKLANETNPDQSARLEALEEEIHERQQLVEDISSGEFDGLLDDEEAVEAAGNILDLAASLPADYKKMRDRIEELVGELRNQIIEESLSKGATMAQVLEADKRLRQSPEGRTFRSFTAFLEDPQQQLRFRSAIGEVLSRQFADDLSHEDRETLKNLVAELRYQHSQIQRIYGKLSESLNTYIQSDDVRQSVSLRKVLAEAEQAIRSLPYERDRPGLVPGPVLFNAGFESLAMVKLFDPDEFATPPRLADPIAFSDSDRVRSARTGKARPDVVRAAMAGSATLGEAWENLPAEERHINSVRTLLSMALQTGAAFDRAAWEHIDFEQIDGSIRTAYLPVVTLNEDSND
- a CDS encoding acyl-CoA dehydrogenase family protein — encoded protein: MTSATDSSLTAASVNATAEEARAVAEAARETEWNRPSFAKGLYLGSFDLSLIHPWPQAKADDVERGEEFMARLLAFAKTMSGRQIERDARIPDEYLAGLAELGVFGMKIPREYGGLGLSLVYYGRALALLGSVHPSLGALISAHQSIGVPEPVKEFGTPEQKKEYLPRCAAGAITAFLLTEPDVGSDPARMGATAVLSDDGGSYLLDGVKLWTTNGVIAELVVVMARVPAHTDPDGTEHKGGISAFVVEMDSPGITVENRNAFMGLRGIENGVTRFHQVRVPAANRLGREGQGLKIALTTLNTGRLSIPGLCVAAGKWSLKISREWSNARTQWGRPVGKHEAVGKKIAFIAATTFALEAVFELSAEMADAGQKDVRIEAALAKLWSTELSCRIADELVQIRGGRGFETADSLEARGERAVPAEQLLRDLRINRIFEGSSEIMKLLIAREAVDAHLAAAGDLASADASLQDKAKAAVGASGFYARWLPKLVAGAGMDPRSYAEFGRLAKQLRFVERSSRRLARQTFYGMGRWQAKLEHKQAFLGRIVDIGAELFAMAACCSRAESLLRTHPEQGAAAFELAEAFCEQARVRVDEYFDQLWRNTDDGDHDLSRKVLDGDYAWLEAGILDQSEGTGPWIGDASPGPSTKENLHRRYR
- a CDS encoding YchJ family protein gives rise to the protein MTPDHTRLRNGACPCLSGEQYDECCGRFHRGEAEAPTAEQLMRSRYSAFVVLEPGYLLRTWHSSTRPASMDLDPDLQWRRLDILSTSNGGPLDSAGTVEFAAHYRSDGERGVQRELSRFVREGKRWYYVDGDVLQ